A DNA window from Hoplias malabaricus isolate fHopMal1 chromosome 5, fHopMal1.hap1, whole genome shotgun sequence contains the following coding sequences:
- the srsf3b gene encoding serine/arginine-rich splicing factor 3b isoform X2 — protein MHRDCPLDCKVYVGNLGNNGNKSELERAFGYYGPLRSVWVARNPPGFAFVEFEDPRDATDAVRELDGRTLCGCRVRVELSNGEKRSRNRGPPPSWSRRPRDDYRRRSPPPRRRSPRRRSFSRSRSRSLSRDRRRERSLSRDRNHKPSRSFSRSRSRSRSNDRK, from the exons ATGCACAGAGACTGCCCTCTAGACTGTAAGGTATATGTGGGGAACCTGGGGAATAATGGAAATAAATCTGAGCTGGAACGAGCATTCGGTTACTACGGTCCTCTGAGAAGTGTTTGGGTCGCCAGGAATCCTCCAGGTTTCGCTTTTGTCGAGTTCGAAGACCCTCGAGATGCCACAGACGCAGTGAGAGAGCTGGACGGCAG GACTCTGTGTGGTTGCCGTGTGAGGGTAGAACTGTCCAATGGTGAGAAGCGTTCCCGTAACAGGGGTCCACCGCCTTCCTGGAGCCGCAGACCACGAGATGATTATCGCCGCCGCAGCCCACCACCTCGGCGCAG ATCACCCCGCAGGAGGAGCTTCAGCCGCAGTCGCAGCAG ATCTCTCTCCAGAGACCGTAGGAGGGAGAGGTCTCTGTCTCGAGACAGGAACCACAAACCATCCCGATCCTTTTCCAGATCCAGAAG tCGCTCTAGATCAAACGACAGGAAGTGA
- the srsf3b gene encoding serine/arginine-rich splicing factor 3b isoform X1: MGDPSMHRDCPLDCKVYVGNLGNNGNKSELERAFGYYGPLRSVWVARNPPGFAFVEFEDPRDATDAVRELDGRTLCGCRVRVELSNGEKRSRNRGPPPSWSRRPRDDYRRRSPPPRRRSPRRRSFSRSRSRSLSRDRRRERSLSRDRNHKPSRSFSRSRSRSRSNDRK; the protein is encoded by the exons ATGGGAG ATCCCAGTATGCACAGAGACTGCCCTCTAGACTGTAAGGTATATGTGGGGAACCTGGGGAATAATGGAAATAAATCTGAGCTGGAACGAGCATTCGGTTACTACGGTCCTCTGAGAAGTGTTTGGGTCGCCAGGAATCCTCCAGGTTTCGCTTTTGTCGAGTTCGAAGACCCTCGAGATGCCACAGACGCAGTGAGAGAGCTGGACGGCAG GACTCTGTGTGGTTGCCGTGTGAGGGTAGAACTGTCCAATGGTGAGAAGCGTTCCCGTAACAGGGGTCCACCGCCTTCCTGGAGCCGCAGACCACGAGATGATTATCGCCGCCGCAGCCCACCACCTCGGCGCAG ATCACCCCGCAGGAGGAGCTTCAGCCGCAGTCGCAGCAG ATCTCTCTCCAGAGACCGTAGGAGGGAGAGGTCTCTGTCTCGAGACAGGAACCACAAACCATCCCGATCCTTTTCCAGATCCAGAAG tCGCTCTAGATCAAACGACAGGAAGTGA